The following coding sequences lie in one Capnocytophaga stomatis genomic window:
- a CDS encoding nucleoside-diphosphate kinase gives MATNRTLTMIKPDAVESGNIGAIFNQITEAGFKIKAMKLTQLTRRDAENFYAIHKERPFFETLVTFMTRGPIVAAVLEKENAVADFRKLIGSTNPAEAAEGTIRKKYATSVTENAVHGSDSDENAEIESNFHFSGREIF, from the coding sequence ATGGCAACAAATAGAACACTTACGATGATTAAGCCCGATGCCGTTGAAAGCGGAAATATTGGAGCTATTTTCAATCAAATTACCGAAGCCGGATTCAAAATTAAAGCAATGAAGCTCACACAATTAACACGTCGTGATGCGGAAAATTTTTATGCAATCCATAAAGAACGTCCGTTCTTTGAAACCTTAGTTACTTTTATGACAAGAGGTCCTATCGTGGCTGCAGTTCTTGAGAAAGAAAACGCTGTGGCAGACTTCAGAAAATTAATCGGTTCAACAAATCCTGCCGAAGCTGCTGAAGGCACAATTCGTAAAAAATACGCAACATCTGTTACTGAAAATGCCGTTCACGGCTCGGATAGCGATGAAAATGCCGAAATAGAAAGTAATTTCCACTTTTCAGGAAGAGAAATTTTTTAA
- a CDS encoding adenine phosphoribosyltransferase: MNEVDYLKNKIRDIQNFPKEGVVFKDITPILSDPEAMNKAMDLFLKHLGNVKIDKVVGMESRGFFFGTLLAQRLNAGFVPVRKPGKLPFETLAQTYDLEYGQDQLEIHSDSIKKGENVLIHDDVLATGGTAEAAVKLVEKLGGNIVQLNFLIELTFLDGIKKLKNHDVFSILKY; the protein is encoded by the coding sequence ATGAACGAAGTAGATTATTTAAAAAATAAAATCAGAGACATACAAAATTTCCCAAAGGAAGGCGTTGTTTTTAAGGACATTACACCAATTCTATCAGACCCAGAGGCGATGAACAAAGCTATGGATTTGTTCTTGAAGCATCTTGGAAATGTGAAAATTGACAAAGTTGTAGGGATGGAAAGCCGTGGTTTTTTCTTCGGAACACTGCTCGCTCAACGATTAAACGCCGGATTTGTACCCGTTCGCAAGCCGGGAAAACTTCCGTTTGAAACACTCGCTCAAACTTACGATTTGGAGTACGGTCAAGACCAACTTGAAATCCACTCCGATTCCATCAAAAAGGGAGAAAACGTACTCATACACGATGATGTTTTGGCAACGGGAGGCACTGCGGAAGCTGCTGTTAAATTGGTTGAAAAACTCGGCGGAAATATCGTACAATTAAATTTTCTGATAGAATTAACATTTCTTGATGGCATAAAAAAACTGAAAAATCACGATGTTTTCAGCATTTTGAAATATTAA
- a CDS encoding 2,3,4,5-tetrahydropyridine-2,6-dicarboxylate N-succinyltransferase, producing MTELRKKIENAWENRELLQEEDTQEAIREVVNLLDSGELRVAEPTENGWQVNEWVKKAVVLYFPIQKMETLEAGIFEYHDKIPLKRNYEAKGIRVVPNAVARHGAYISKGVILMPSYVNIGAYVDEGTMVDTWATVGSCAQIGKNVHLSGGVGIGGVLEPLQASPVIIEDGAFIGSRCIVVEGVRVEKEAVLGANVVLTASTKIIDVTGETPVELKGYVPERSVVIPGSYTKKFPAGEFQVPCALIIGKRKASTDKKTSLNDALREYSVSV from the coding sequence ATGACAGAATTACGTAAAAAGATAGAAAATGCTTGGGAAAATCGTGAACTTCTGCAAGAAGAAGACACACAAGAAGCCATCCGAGAAGTTGTCAATCTGCTGGATAGTGGCGAGTTACGTGTAGCCGAGCCTACCGAAAACGGCTGGCAAGTGAACGAATGGGTAAAAAAAGCCGTAGTACTTTATTTCCCTATCCAAAAAATGGAAACCCTTGAAGCTGGCATTTTTGAATATCACGACAAAATACCTTTGAAGAGAAACTACGAAGCAAAAGGCATCCGTGTGGTTCCCAATGCGGTTGCACGTCACGGAGCATATATTTCAAAAGGAGTTATCCTAATGCCGAGTTATGTAAACATTGGTGCATATGTAGATGAAGGCACAATGGTGGACACTTGGGCTACTGTAGGTAGTTGTGCTCAAATTGGCAAAAATGTGCATTTGAGTGGTGGCGTCGGTATTGGTGGCGTTCTGGAACCATTGCAAGCCTCACCTGTGATTATTGAAGACGGAGCCTTTATCGGGTCGCGTTGTATTGTGGTTGAAGGTGTTCGTGTTGAAAAAGAAGCTGTTCTGGGGGCTAACGTGGTACTTACTGCCTCAACCAAAATCATTGACGTTACAGGAGAAACCCCAGTAGAATTAAAAGGTTACGTGCCTGAGCGTTCGGTAGTTATACCGGGAAGCTATACCAAAAAATTCCCTGCCGGAGAATTCCAAGTACCTTGTGCTTTAATTATCGGGAAAAGAAAAGCATCTACCGATAAAAAGACATCTTTAAATGATGCCTTACGAGAATACAGCGTATCGGTATAA
- a CDS encoding type B 50S ribosomal protein L31: MKKGIHPESYRLVAFKDMSNEDIFITKSTIDTKETIVVDGVEYPLVKLEISRTSHPYYTGKSKLIDTAGRIDKFKSKYAKFKK, encoded by the coding sequence ATGAAAAAAGGAATACATCCAGAGTCTTACAGATTGGTAGCTTTTAAGGATATGTCAAACGAGGACATCTTCATTACAAAGTCCACCATTGATACAAAAGAAACTATTGTAGTTGACGGAGTTGAGTACCCATTAGTGAAATTGGAGATTTCGAGAACTTCACATCCTTACTACACAGGAAAATCAAAACTTATTGATACTGCCGGACGTATCGACAAGTTCAAAAGCAAATATGCTAAATTCAAAAAATAA
- a CDS encoding carboxypeptidase-like regulatory domain-containing protein: MYRIFYFCLMMLLSAPVFSQSVVEGTVVDYQTKEVLQNVKIVVEETSIESFTDSNGYFSIQLAEGSYVFRFSLNGFNEMRMPINASSPKITISKIYLEPDLAREAEQLVVISETELEDDESGADMISGLLQSSQDIFMRRAAYDFSSVFFKPRGYDSKDVTVLINGIPMNRVENGRAQWANWGGLNDVTRNQELSQGINKSDYTFGGMSGSNYINVRPSLNRTGLRFSTSAGNRSYVGRIMATYNSGIQSNGLAYSLSASRRWAANGSWVDGTLYNAYSFFGALEYQFNNHHSINAIGMFSPIRRGKTSPLTREVIDLVGYQYNPYWGKQGGDIRNSRNRIVSEPIFVLSYNYNKDNTRLNIDLGYQFGKIGNTRLSYANAQNPEPNYYKNLPSYYINQESGANWNLANLQKEYFLNNSQLNWNSIYYANSNTTNGRSAFIISNDVNDERTFTGNINFSTPIHEKIKWTSGIVYRNISSENYAEVDDLLGGSHFMNYDYFANKPYDANDTDFQKKVGDKWSYFYGLKSNVGEFFTQLEFNFKKLELFVAGRYHYTDYQREGKFNYPLFADSYGKSTKQTFNGVSTKAGLTYALTGRHVFQLNTGYLNTPQSVRNTFANIRNSNRLLPNLKNETAYTVDGSYILRMPYFKSRLTGYFTHIENTSETNFFFTETTLTDEISSDFVSQTVDNIKKRHFGLEFGAEAQIIPTLKLTAVAAIGQHTYVNNPKMYVSSGEIGVVEIDQVHLKNYRVPSGPQQAYSLGLEYRDPKYWWVGATANLLARNYISLSAINRTRNFFIDPDTKNYFTNIDKTLARNLLKQERLDDVFLLNIVGGKSWRVKKTYISLIASINNVLGKEFVSGGFEQSRTANYGDMVRDNANGVPSFGPRYFVGYGRTYMVNLAVSM, translated from the coding sequence ATGTATCGAATATTTTATTTTTGTTTAATGATGCTTTTGTCGGCTCCTGTTTTTTCGCAGTCCGTTGTAGAAGGAACAGTTGTTGATTATCAGACAAAAGAGGTTCTGCAAAATGTCAAAATTGTTGTAGAGGAAACTTCAATTGAAAGTTTTACGGATAGCAACGGATATTTTTCCATACAACTTGCTGAAGGTAGTTACGTTTTTCGTTTTTCACTTAATGGATTTAACGAAATGCGAATGCCGATAAACGCTTCCAGCCCCAAAATTACCATTTCAAAAATTTATTTGGAGCCTGATTTGGCACGAGAAGCCGAGCAACTTGTTGTTATATCCGAAACTGAATTGGAAGATGACGAAAGTGGAGCTGATATGATTTCGGGCTTGCTGCAAAGCTCTCAGGACATTTTTATGAGACGTGCGGCTTATGATTTTAGTTCTGTTTTTTTCAAACCAAGAGGCTATGATTCTAAAGATGTTACAGTGCTTATCAACGGAATCCCGATGAATCGTGTTGAAAACGGAAGAGCACAATGGGCTAATTGGGGAGGATTAAACGATGTTACCAGAAATCAGGAACTTAGCCAAGGAATTAACAAATCGGATTACACTTTCGGGGGGATGTCGGGTTCAAATTACATCAATGTTCGTCCGTCACTGAATCGCACGGGTCTTCGTTTTTCTACCTCTGCAGGAAACCGAAGCTATGTAGGAAGAATTATGGCTACTTACAATTCCGGAATTCAATCTAACGGACTGGCTTACAGTTTATCAGCATCGCGTCGTTGGGCTGCAAACGGAAGCTGGGTTGATGGAACGCTTTACAATGCCTATTCTTTCTTTGGAGCTTTGGAGTATCAATTTAATAACCATCACAGTATCAATGCTATCGGAATGTTTTCACCCATTCGCAGAGGAAAAACTTCTCCGCTAACTCGCGAAGTGATTGACTTGGTCGGATATCAGTACAATCCTTATTGGGGAAAACAAGGTGGCGATATCCGAAATTCAAGAAATAGAATCGTTTCCGAGCCTATTTTTGTTTTGTCGTACAATTATAACAAGGACAATACTCGCTTGAATATTGATTTGGGTTACCAATTCGGAAAGATTGGAAATACGCGACTTAGCTACGCAAACGCTCAAAATCCTGAGCCAAACTACTACAAAAATTTGCCAAGTTATTACATCAATCAAGAATCGGGAGCAAATTGGAATTTGGCAAATCTACAAAAGGAATATTTCTTGAATAATTCGCAATTAAACTGGAATTCAATCTATTACGCAAACAGTAACACAACTAACGGACGAAGTGCTTTCATCATAAGCAACGATGTGAATGACGAACGTACTTTCACGGGAAACATCAACTTTTCTACGCCAATTCACGAGAAAATAAAATGGACCTCGGGCATTGTTTACCGAAATATTTCTTCTGAAAATTATGCTGAAGTTGATGATTTGTTAGGAGGCTCGCATTTTATGAATTATGATTACTTCGCCAACAAGCCTTATGACGCAAATGACACTGATTTTCAGAAAAAAGTAGGTGATAAATGGAGTTATTTTTACGGATTGAAAAGCAACGTAGGCGAGTTTTTCACACAATTGGAATTCAATTTCAAAAAATTAGAACTTTTTGTGGCTGGTCGTTACCACTATACTGATTATCAACGTGAAGGAAAATTTAATTATCCTCTTTTCGCTGATTCTTACGGAAAAAGTACTAAACAAACCTTTAATGGCGTGAGTACCAAAGCAGGACTTACCTATGCCCTTACTGGTCGTCACGTATTTCAGTTAAACACAGGATACCTGAACACTCCGCAATCAGTGCGAAATACATTCGCTAACATACGAAATTCCAACAGATTACTTCCGAATTTAAAAAACGAAACAGCCTATACTGTTGATGGAAGTTATATTTTGAGAATGCCTTACTTCAAATCACGATTAACAGGTTATTTCACTCATATTGAGAATACTTCGGAAACGAATTTCTTCTTTACCGAAACCACATTGACTGATGAAATATCAAGTGATTTTGTTTCTCAAACGGTTGATAACATCAAAAAAAGACATTTTGGTTTGGAGTTTGGGGCAGAAGCTCAGATTATTCCCACTTTAAAATTAACCGCAGTTGCGGCAATCGGTCAGCACACTTACGTAAACAACCCGAAAATGTACGTTTCTTCAGGAGAAATCGGTGTGGTTGAAATCGACCAAGTGCACTTGAAAAACTATCGCGTACCAAGCGGTCCGCAGCAAGCGTATTCCTTAGGTTTGGAATATCGTGACCCAAAATATTGGTGGGTGGGAGCAACGGCGAATTTATTAGCTCGAAATTACATTTCTCTTTCTGCTATCAATCGCACCAGAAACTTTTTTATTGACCCTGACACGAAAAATTATTTCACCAATATTGATAAAACTCTTGCTCGTAACTTACTAAAACAAGAACGCTTGGATGATGTCTTTTTGTTAAACATCGTAGGTGGAAAATCGTGGAGAGTGAAGAAAACTTATATCAGCCTGATTGCCAGCATCAACAATGTTCTTGGAAAAGAATTTGTTTCGGGCGGATTTGAACAATCTCGTACTGCCAACTACGGCGATATGGTTCGGGATAATGCCAATGGCGTGCCTTCGTTTGGTCCGCGTTATTTTGTAGGTTACGGACGAACATATATGGTCAATTTGGCTGTAAGTATGTAA
- a CDS encoding DUF5689 domain-containing protein, whose protein sequence is MKLKNLISIYGVLLLSTIGIISCVKDTDYELPNLGDLKKDIPSFDGNIVTFAQATASATTNVATYENNDAIEGYVVSSDEGGNFYKKIYIQNADKTAGVSVSINKSGLYTEFPVGAKVQIRLKGLTTQINNGGLEIGYNIYTSGSGRKSVGQMAEAVYKKHVYNLQEPLKARAELTKSDASIDVLKTNANVNQLITLKNVSFESSASGKTYHVAKNDAQNGTNYNLIDANGKTITFRTSKYAKFINEPVASGLLDVTGVLTKYGSTYQFMINNPQEDIIVVGSGSNSETTTVTELEDSKATASDYVAGKKVKLHGKIVIEKNKPHFRFSDGTMIQIYAPNSVFNNLSQGAKDKLQIEGQEITVTGEFKDFTNSNTGVTVKEIVYSKEADLVFGTTPNVSVTELEASTATASDYVVGKKVKLHGKITINGGKPYFKLSDNTMIQIYAPKSVFDNISKEAKDKLKIEGQEITVTGTFEDYTNPKTNTTIKEIVYSKEADLVFGAASGNNDGGNSGGNTTGNVFDFESLNTTGTDANKYSNTGSLTVENATIHYKARLDMDNYGINGKGLMIHSHKDNPYIKITFSKGVKTLKFKYKAAYTSTKDRNLVIYDGNETSDKKLNEVSIKKDASGTHTLEINKSGSTVITLKSTQNQIVIDDIEWTE, encoded by the coding sequence ATGAAACTGAAAAATCTAATTTCAATTTATGGTGTACTTTTACTTTCAACTATCGGGATTATTTCCTGCGTAAAAGACACTGATTACGAGCTTCCAAACTTGGGAGACTTAAAAAAAGATATTCCTTCTTTTGACGGAAACATAGTAACTTTTGCTCAAGCGACGGCTTCTGCAACCACAAATGTAGCTACTTATGAAAACAATGATGCTATTGAAGGGTATGTAGTTTCGAGCGATGAAGGCGGAAATTTCTACAAGAAAATTTATATCCAAAATGCTGACAAAACGGCAGGAGTCTCAGTATCCATCAATAAAAGTGGATTGTACACAGAATTCCCTGTGGGAGCTAAAGTTCAAATTCGTTTGAAAGGACTGACCACACAAATCAATAACGGAGGGTTAGAAATCGGGTACAACATTTACACCAGTGGCAGTGGAAGAAAAAGCGTAGGGCAAATGGCTGAAGCGGTTTATAAAAAACACGTTTACAATCTGCAAGAACCTCTGAAAGCAAGAGCCGAACTTACAAAATCAGATGCTTCGATTGACGTTTTGAAAACAAATGCAAATGTAAATCAATTAATTACACTAAAAAATGTTTCCTTTGAAAGTAGTGCTTCCGGCAAAACGTATCACGTAGCTAAAAATGACGCACAAAACGGAACAAATTACAACTTGATTGACGCCAATGGCAAAACCATCACTTTCAGAACCAGTAAGTATGCAAAATTCATCAATGAGCCTGTGGCTTCAGGTCTTTTGGATGTAACAGGAGTTCTGACAAAGTACGGTTCTACCTATCAATTTATGATAAATAATCCTCAGGAAGATATCATCGTTGTTGGTAGCGGAAGTAATTCTGAAACAACTACAGTTACCGAGTTAGAAGACTCAAAAGCAACAGCTTCTGATTATGTTGCAGGAAAAAAAGTAAAACTTCACGGGAAAATTGTTATTGAGAAAAACAAACCTCATTTCAGATTCTCGGACGGAACAATGATTCAAATCTACGCTCCGAATTCTGTTTTCAATAATCTTTCACAAGGAGCGAAGGACAAATTGCAGATTGAAGGACAGGAAATTACCGTTACTGGTGAATTTAAAGACTTTACAAATTCCAATACTGGCGTAACCGTAAAAGAAATTGTATATTCCAAAGAAGCCGATTTGGTTTTCGGCACAACACCAAATGTTTCTGTTACTGAGCTTGAGGCTTCAACAGCAACTGCTTCTGATTACGTGGTAGGAAAAAAAGTGAAACTTCACGGAAAAATCACTATTAATGGCGGCAAGCCTTATTTCAAGCTTTCCGACAATACAATGATTCAAATTTATGCTCCAAAATCTGTTTTCGACAATATTTCAAAAGAAGCAAAAGACAAACTAAAAATTGAAGGACAGGAGATTACTGTAACAGGAACTTTTGAAGATTACACCAATCCTAAAACTAATACCACCATAAAAGAAATTGTATACTCCAAAGAAGCTGATTTAGTTTTCGGAGCCGCTTCAGGCAACAATGACGGTGGCAACTCCGGAGGAAACACAACAGGTAATGTCTTTGATTTTGAAAGCCTTAATACAACTGGTACTGATGCAAATAAGTATAGCAATACTGGAAGTTTGACTGTAGAGAATGCCACAATTCATTATAAGGCTCGCTTAGATATGGACAATTATGGTATCAACGGAAAAGGGTTAATGATACACTCCCACAAAGATAATCCTTATATAAAAATAACTTTTTCAAAGGGAGTTAAAACATTAAAATTCAAATACAAAGCAGCTTACACAAGTACCAAAGATAGAAATTTAGTTATATATGATGGTAATGAAACTAGTGATAAAAAGCTAAACGAAGTTTCAATAAAAAAAGACGCTTCGGGTACTCATACTTTAGAGATTAACAAGTCAGGAAGCACTGTAATAACACTAAAATCAACTCAAAATCAAATCGTTATTGATGACATCGAATGGACTGAATAA
- a CDS encoding aminopeptidase P family protein: MNTPEKISLLRKQMQAENIDAFVVFSADPHLSEYLPAEWQERVWISGFTGSAGFVVITKDKAGLWTDSRYFVQAPIELKGSGIELFKEGVEGTPDYTEWLISELPKGATVALNALATSHLAWEKLEKALKTNGIKLVNNPLLKQIWTGREKEAVNPVFVHPDKWAGQSVADKLKSIRKKMAEKHTDLHIITALDDVAWTLNLRGSDVAYNPVFLGYVALSEKEAILFVDKTKVNNEVENHLKSANVTIKEYDDFFKYLAEIKNQKILISPNANQEIFNVLQKENTLVQAPPPGNLMKATKNETELEGFRTVMVRDGVAMVKFLYWLTHQVGKEPMTEYSIGKKLHDFRAEGKNFVGESFGSIVGYQGNGAIVHYSAPKEGSKEVFAEGSILVDSGGQYLEGTTDITRTIPLGKISQEFVDDCTLVLKGMIQLAMVQFPKGTKGVQLDAFARMSLWKNKKDYGHGTGHGVGSFMNVHEGPQNIRKDMNPQELLVGMVCSDEPGFYLENKYGIRHENLIAVREVESNEFGTFYDFETLTLCPFMPNSINVKLLSEEEKQWLNNYHKTCQEKLAPHLEGAVKEWFLEIVKPI, from the coding sequence ATGAATACACCAGAAAAAATATCTCTTTTAAGAAAGCAAATGCAAGCTGAAAATATTGATGCATTTGTCGTTTTCAGTGCTGACCCGCATTTAAGTGAATATCTGCCGGCAGAATGGCAGGAACGAGTTTGGATTTCAGGCTTTACAGGTTCGGCGGGTTTTGTGGTCATAACCAAAGATAAAGCTGGGCTTTGGACTGATTCACGTTACTTCGTACAAGCTCCGATTGAGTTAAAAGGCTCAGGCATTGAATTATTCAAAGAAGGAGTGGAAGGAACGCCCGACTACACCGAATGGCTTATTTCAGAACTTCCGAAGGGAGCCACAGTGGCTTTGAATGCTTTGGCAACATCACATTTAGCTTGGGAAAAGTTAGAAAAAGCATTGAAAACCAATGGTATAAAACTTGTGAATAATCCGCTGTTAAAGCAAATTTGGACGGGCAGAGAAAAAGAAGCAGTTAATCCTGTCTTTGTACATCCCGATAAATGGGCGGGGCAATCAGTAGCGGACAAGTTAAAATCTATTCGCAAGAAAATGGCAGAAAAGCATACTGATTTACATATAATTACAGCTCTTGATGATGTGGCTTGGACGCTGAATCTCAGGGGAAGCGATGTAGCTTATAATCCGGTTTTCTTGGGATATGTTGCGTTGTCTGAAAAAGAGGCTATTTTATTCGTGGATAAAACGAAAGTGAATAATGAAGTAGAAAATCACTTAAAATCGGCAAACGTAACAATAAAAGAGTACGATGATTTTTTCAAATATTTGGCAGAGATAAAAAATCAAAAAATATTAATTTCTCCTAATGCCAATCAGGAGATTTTCAATGTTTTACAGAAAGAAAATACTTTGGTACAGGCTCCACCTCCCGGAAATCTGATGAAGGCAACTAAAAATGAAACAGAGTTGGAAGGATTCAGAACGGTGATGGTGCGTGACGGCGTGGCGATGGTTAAATTCTTGTATTGGCTTACGCATCAGGTAGGTAAGGAGCCGATGACGGAATACAGCATAGGCAAGAAGTTACACGATTTCCGTGCCGAAGGAAAGAATTTTGTAGGAGAAAGTTTCGGAAGTATTGTTGGTTATCAAGGAAATGGAGCAATTGTTCACTATTCTGCCCCAAAAGAAGGAAGTAAAGAAGTTTTTGCAGAAGGAAGCATTCTGGTAGATTCGGGAGGGCAATATTTGGAAGGAACAACGGATATCACACGGACTATTCCGCTTGGCAAGATTTCACAGGAGTTTGTTGATGATTGTACATTGGTGTTGAAAGGAATGATTCAACTTGCTATGGTTCAGTTTCCTAAAGGAACTAAAGGTGTGCAATTAGATGCATTTGCACGTATGTCTTTATGGAAAAATAAGAAGGATTACGGACACGGTACGGGACACGGCGTGGGTAGCTTTATGAACGTACACGAAGGTCCTCAAAATATCCGAAAAGATATGAATCCGCAGGAGTTGCTGGTGGGAATGGTTTGCTCGGATGAGCCTGGTTTTTATTTGGAAAATAAATATGGCATACGTCACGAAAACTTAATTGCTGTGCGTGAGGTGGAAAGCAACGAGTTTGGAACATTCTATGATTTTGAAACCTTAACTCTTTGTCCGTTTATGCCTAATTCAATCAATGTGAAATTACTTTCCGAAGAAGAAAAACAATGGTTGAATAATTATCATAAAACTTGTCAGGAAAAATTAGCTCCACATTTGGAAGGTGCTGTAAAAGAATGGTTTTTGGAAATTGTAAAACCAATTTAA
- a CDS encoding Rne/Rng family ribonuclease yields MNKELIIRSGSSYVDFALLKEGRLIELHKEEGSNGLGVGDIMLAKIRKPIQGLNAAFVDVGHEKDAFLHYHDLGPQLASLLKFVKQVISGKQKDYSLKDFPLEPDINKDGSVVDVLKANQPILVQIVKEPISTKGPRISSELSIAGRYLVLVPFSDRISISQKIESKAEKERLRRLLQSIKPKGFGVIVRTVAEGKKVAELDKDLQVLFERWVLMCRKIHKAVFPSKVMSEINRTGAILRDMFNDTFTGIHVDNDLLYEQVVKYVQNIAPGKENIVKHYRSSVPIFEKFHIERQIKTAFGRTVSMTKGAYLVIEHTEALHVIDVNSGNHSNKANDQESTALAVNLIAATEIARQLRLRDMGGIIVVDFIDMSNTDNRRILFDHLRKEMEEDRAKHKVLPPSKFGLIQITRQRVRQELNIKTKEENPSKEGEVEAPIVLIDKINTELEGIIKEGTYKGRIVLNAHPFIAAYLTKGCNSIRFKWFLKYKRWIQIMPRDAYSYLEYRFKTKAGTPL; encoded by the coding sequence GTGAATAAAGAATTAATCATTCGTTCTGGTTCCTCTTATGTAGATTTTGCTTTATTGAAAGAAGGAAGGCTAATTGAGCTTCACAAAGAAGAAGGTTCAAACGGATTGGGAGTAGGCGATATTATGCTTGCCAAGATACGTAAACCTATTCAGGGGCTTAATGCTGCTTTTGTAGATGTAGGTCACGAAAAAGATGCTTTCTTGCATTATCACGACTTGGGTCCGCAACTTGCCTCATTATTAAAATTTGTGAAGCAGGTAATTTCAGGGAAACAGAAAGATTATTCTTTAAAAGACTTTCCCTTGGAACCAGACATCAACAAAGATGGCAGTGTGGTTGATGTTCTGAAGGCAAATCAGCCTATTTTAGTTCAAATTGTGAAAGAACCGATATCGACCAAAGGTCCGAGGATAAGTTCGGAGCTGTCCATCGCAGGAAGATATTTGGTTTTGGTTCCTTTTTCGGACAGAATTTCCATCTCTCAAAAAATAGAAAGCAAAGCTGAGAAAGAGAGACTTCGACGACTTCTGCAGAGCATAAAACCCAAAGGATTTGGGGTGATTGTTCGCACTGTTGCAGAGGGTAAGAAAGTTGCAGAGTTAGATAAGGACTTGCAAGTTTTATTCGAACGTTGGGTTTTGATGTGTAGGAAAATACATAAGGCGGTGTTTCCGTCGAAGGTGATGAGTGAAATTAACCGAACGGGAGCTATTCTCCGTGATATGTTCAATGACACTTTCACTGGGATTCACGTAGATAATGACCTATTGTATGAACAGGTTGTAAAATATGTTCAGAATATTGCACCAGGTAAGGAAAATATCGTTAAACATTACCGCTCATCGGTTCCGATTTTTGAAAAATTCCATATCGAGCGACAAATAAAAACAGCCTTCGGACGCACCGTTTCGATGACAAAGGGAGCTTATTTGGTTATAGAACACACAGAGGCTCTGCACGTTATTGATGTAAACAGCGGAAATCATTCAAACAAGGCTAACGACCAAGAGTCCACGGCTTTGGCTGTAAATTTGATTGCTGCCACAGAGATTGCAAGGCAACTCAGGTTGAGAGATATGGGAGGAATTATCGTGGTGGATTTCATCGATATGTCAAATACGGATAATCGAAGAATTCTTTTTGACCATCTTCGTAAAGAAATGGAGGAAGATAGAGCAAAACATAAGGTGTTGCCTCCGAGTAAGTTCGGGCTGATTCAGATTACACGTCAGCGGGTACGCCAAGAACTAAACATCAAAACTAAAGAAGAAAATCCAAGTAAAGAAGGTGAAGTAGAAGCACCTATCGTTCTGATTGATAAAATTAATACAGAACTTGAAGGCATTATTAAAGAGGGAACTTACAAAGGAAGAATAGTGCTTAATGCACATCCTTTTATTGCGGCATATTTGACCAAGGGATGTAATTCCATTCGTTTTAAGTGGTTCTTAAAATACAAGCGATGGATTCAGATTATGCCACGCGACGCGTATTCTTATTTGGAATATCGTTTCAAAACAAAAGCAGGAACACCTCTTTAA
- a CDS encoding HU family DNA-binding protein, with protein sequence MTKAEIVSKIADKLGLDKNDVQATVENFMEEVKASLESGNNVYLRGFGSFIIKTRAEKTGRNISKNTTLKIPAHNIPAFKPAKVFVDGVKTKVKVKSSKKK encoded by the coding sequence ATGACAAAAGCAGAAATCGTATCAAAGATCGCTGATAAGTTAGGTCTTGATAAAAATGACGTTCAAGCAACAGTAGAAAATTTTATGGAAGAAGTAAAAGCTTCTTTGGAAAGTGGTAACAACGTGTATTTAAGAGGTTTTGGTAGCTTCATCATCAAAACAAGAGCAGAGAAAACAGGAAGAAATATCTCTAAAAACACAACATTGAAAATTCCTGCACACAACATACCTGCTTTTAAACCAGCAAAAGTATTTGTTGATGGAGTAAAAACTAAAGTTAAAGTAAAATCAAGCAAAAAGAAATAA